A single Neoarius graeffei isolate fNeoGra1 chromosome 23, fNeoGra1.pri, whole genome shotgun sequence DNA region contains:
- the cavin4a gene encoding caveolae-associated protein 4a produces the protein MEKSRDIVLGIEDESGQPVSALSILSLLERVSTIIDGVQASQQRMEERQHQLEASVTIVQSELLKLVQNHGATATTVDKLLQKARRVSAHVKEVRSRVEKQNVRVKKVETTQDELLIRNKFRVVIYQGEAEVPSVAVTKTPKDAGLANVEVEPDEYEIPTDLSSDEEYMVVEEASSSRATRMRQTGLKGIDNIRAAFSKENMNKTRDRTRENLSKTKKSLSKTGQTLGTKINTLGEKIIPLDQREKMRQSGERLKENIAKKAPSKESFRIKLKKERTVAEGEEGVEADPVVTPPKGRKTSPEVTYTEVVTENKWEGPVSEEQAIRIPEEGKSALVIETPEK, from the exons ATGGAGAAGAGTAGAGACATTGTGTTGGGCATTGAGGATGAGTCTGGTCAGCCGGTGTCTGCACTGTCCATCCTGTCTCTTCTGGAACGTGTCTCCACTATCATTGATGGTGTGCAGGCTAGCCAGCAACGAATGGAAGAACGCCAACATCAGCTTGAGGCATCTGTTACTATAGTCCAATCAGAGCTGCTCAAACTAGTCCAGAACCATGGTGCCACAGCAACTACTGTGGACAAGCTGCTGCAGAAGGCCCGGCGTGTGAGTGCTCATGTGAAGGAGGTGCGCTCACGTGTGGAGAAGCAGAATGTCCGGGTAAAGAAAGTGGAGACTACACAGGATGAACTTCTCATCAGGAACAAGTTCAGAGTGGTCATCTATCAG GGTGAGGCTGAAGTTCCATCAGTTGCTGTAACAAAAACCCCTAAGGATGCAGGATTGGCCAATGTTGAGGTGGAACCTGATGAGTATGAAATCCCTACAGACCTCTCATCTGATGAGGAGTACATGGTGGTGGAAGAGGCATCATCATCAAGGGCAACACGGATGAGACAGACAGGCTTGAAAGGGATAGACAACATCAGAGCTGCTTTCTCTAAGGAGAACATGAATAAGACCCGTGATCGAACACGAGAGAACCTCAGCAAAACTAAGAAGAGCCTAAGCAAGACAGGCCAAACTCTGGGCACAAAGATCAACACCCTGGGTGAGAAGATCATTCCTCTTGACCAGCGGGAGAAGATGCGTCAGAGTGGTGAGAGGCTGAAGGAGAACATTGCCAAGAAAGCTCCCAGCAAAGAGTCCTTCCGCATCAAACTCAAGAAGGAGCGCACTGTTGCTGAGGGCGAGGAGGGCGTTGAGGCAGACCCTGTTGTGACTCCACCAAAAGGCAGGAAGACCAGCCCAGAAGTTACCTACACAGAGGTTGTTACAGAAAACAAATGGGAAGGGCCTGTATCTGAGGAACAAGCCATCCGTATTCCAGAGGAAGGAAAGAGTGCTTTGGTAATAGAAACACCGGAGAAGTGA